From Pontibacter actiniarum, a single genomic window includes:
- a CDS encoding DUF354 domain-containing protein: protein MKILIDINHPAHVHYFRSFYLLMTARGHEVAFVSRDKEMSHRLLHLYNIAYINRGKGRDGKIGKFVYLLYADLKLMQASLKFRPDVFLNFLHPYPSQVAKILGLPSLVFSDTEHASLHHKLTVPFATKVFTPSCYRLDLGEKHVRFNSYMELAYLHPNYFKPNPEILKLLDVKEGEKYVIVRFVSWAAVHDFGHSGMTLENKRKAVRLLARHAKVFISSEGVLPEDLEQYRIRIPFNQIHDALYFSALLFGESGTMASEAAVLGTPSIFINSNSLGYLDEQEYKYGLVNNFRSGLEDQEKAIARALEIIQDDNSTNKYRALREKLLQDCTDTTQFMMDEVLKYS from the coding sequence ATGAAGATCCTCATTGATATCAATCACCCTGCCCATGTTCATTATTTTAGGTCTTTTTACCTGCTAATGACAGCTAGAGGACATGAGGTTGCCTTTGTGTCCAGGGATAAAGAAATGTCGCACCGCCTGCTGCACTTGTATAACATAGCCTATATAAACAGGGGAAAGGGGCGTGACGGTAAGATTGGGAAATTCGTTTACCTGCTGTACGCCGACTTAAAGCTCATGCAGGCATCGCTAAAGTTCCGGCCAGATGTCTTTTTGAATTTTCTTCATCCGTACCCGTCGCAGGTTGCTAAAATTCTGGGGCTGCCCTCTCTTGTGTTTAGCGACACCGAGCACGCAAGCCTTCATCACAAGCTTACCGTTCCGTTTGCGACCAAGGTCTTTACACCTTCCTGCTACCGGCTGGACTTAGGGGAGAAACACGTACGCTTTAACAGTTACATGGAGCTTGCCTACCTGCACCCCAACTATTTCAAGCCCAACCCGGAGATTCTAAAGCTGCTCGATGTGAAGGAAGGCGAAAAGTACGTCATCGTCAGGTTTGTCTCCTGGGCTGCGGTACATGATTTTGGGCATTCAGGCATGACGCTGGAGAACAAGCGGAAGGCCGTTCGCCTGCTGGCCAGGCATGCAAAGGTGTTTATCTCTTCCGAAGGTGTGCTGCCAGAAGACCTTGAGCAGTACAGGATCAGGATTCCGTTTAACCAGATTCACGATGCTTTGTACTTCAGTGCCCTGTTGTTTGGGGAGAGTGGTACGATGGCGTCAGAAGCGGCTGTGCTGGGCACCCCTTCCATCTTTATCAACAGCAACAGCTTAGGTTATTTAGACGAGCAGGAGTACAAGTATGGGCTGGTGAACAATTTCAGGTCAGGCCTGGAGGACCAGGAGAAGGCGATAGCGCGCGCGCTTGAGATCATACAGGATGATAACAGCACTAACAAGTATAGGGCCTTACGAGAAAAGCTACTCCAGGACTGCAC
- a CDS encoding glycosyltransferase family 4 protein, producing the protein MVNEIRILFFIGSLRAGGKERRLIELLSYLKGAGAFNMVVVCTEDNVHYPHFFELDIPYVVLKKQWQKYDPTVFYKFHQVVKDFKPDYIHTWGRVQSFYALPAVILNRASLINSQITSAPPQIRKLSIGNIIDTVNFRCSDIILSNSEAGLRAYAPPAHKSKVIYNGLNLNRFSGLPPEEEVRAKYRIKTPYTVVMVASVSENKDYGLFLQVAQHVTALRKDISFVGAGWYRENDVTYKKIIRLSEENPNIIFTGKIDDVESLVSICNVGMLLSNRNVHGEGISNAIMEYMALGKPVIATDAGGTNEIVHHNENGYLITDQSVEGIATLVTDLIDNPEKCQEFGENSKKYIAENFSLNKMGREFETVYRDAVALFLNGSMV; encoded by the coding sequence ATGGTTAACGAAATACGCATACTTTTCTTTATTGGTAGTTTAAGGGCTGGTGGCAAAGAGCGAAGACTAATAGAACTTCTCTCATACCTAAAGGGAGCGGGTGCCTTCAACATGGTGGTGGTTTGTACTGAAGACAACGTGCACTACCCTCATTTCTTTGAATTAGACATACCTTATGTCGTACTTAAAAAACAGTGGCAGAAGTATGATCCTACCGTTTTTTATAAGTTTCATCAGGTAGTTAAGGATTTCAAACCGGACTACATTCATACTTGGGGGCGTGTGCAGTCCTTTTATGCGCTTCCTGCTGTAATTCTCAACAGGGCTTCCCTAATAAATAGCCAAATAACATCGGCCCCTCCACAAATCAGGAAGTTGTCTATCGGTAACATCATAGACACGGTCAACTTTAGGTGCTCAGATATAATACTGTCAAACTCAGAAGCAGGGTTAAGAGCTTACGCGCCTCCTGCTCATAAGTCTAAGGTTATTTATAATGGGTTGAATCTTAATCGGTTTTCCGGCTTGCCACCCGAAGAAGAGGTAAGGGCTAAATACCGTATCAAAACGCCCTACACAGTCGTGATGGTTGCCTCCGTGTCGGAGAACAAAGACTACGGCCTTTTTTTACAGGTGGCTCAACACGTAACGGCGTTAAGGAAGGATATCAGCTTTGTAGGCGCGGGGTGGTACCGTGAGAATGATGTTACCTACAAAAAAATTATAAGGCTTTCGGAGGAAAACCCCAACATCATCTTTACAGGCAAGATAGATGATGTGGAGTCATTAGTCAGCATCTGTAACGTTGGGATGCTGTTATCAAACAGAAACGTGCATGGCGAGGGTATCTCGAATGCGATTATGGAATACATGGCTTTAGGGAAGCCTGTGATAGCCACCGATGCTGGCGGTACTAATGAAATAGTACATCATAATGAAAACGGCTATCTCATTACAGACCAGTCAGTAGAGGGTATAGCAACGCTTGTTACGGATCTTATCGATAACCCTGAAAAGTGCCAGGAATTTGGGGAGAACAGTAAAAAGTATATCGCAGAAAACTTTTCTCTAAACAAGATGGGGAGGGAGTTTGAAACGGTTTATAGAGACGCTGTAGCACTCTTTTTGAATGGTAGCATGGTATAA
- a CDS encoding glycosyltransferase family 4 protein has protein sequence MAKFLFYDDKVINLLLEDEKPTGGAAVQAYGWIKGLLALGHEVYVLTKPHHNQALKEDCQGINVVADFDRGKGVRWLRWVYYRLPHTYKALKQVQPDYLYKGIPSWESFLIGLMCMRLNIKFIQRISNDFLIDRRFLKSHSRLHRFFQNLGFKLSDFILCQNDYQFGVISKKFPGKKVYKLSNPIVLAASTASADDREGGYIAWLGLFQHQKNLKLLYEIAAAIPNEQFVIAGNAIPKVDSETLRFLDKLQELPNVEFIGFLKRHEVPSFLRGAKYLLNTSHYEGFSNTFLEAMANGTPILTTDKVNPDGLIDKKGVGLVYRDAKDLLCQVTSVTPESYTAMSNSAVKYVMSHHDHKHQASLLAGLLENEKVSKGMVAT, from the coding sequence ATGGCTAAGTTTCTTTTCTATGACGACAAGGTGATAAACCTCTTACTGGAGGATGAAAAGCCCACGGGAGGGGCTGCTGTACAAGCCTACGGGTGGATAAAGGGCCTTTTGGCGTTAGGGCATGAAGTGTATGTGCTCACAAAGCCGCACCACAACCAAGCCCTGAAGGAAGACTGCCAGGGTATTAACGTTGTAGCCGACTTTGACAGGGGCAAGGGCGTGCGCTGGCTCAGGTGGGTTTACTACCGGCTACCGCACACCTACAAGGCGCTGAAACAGGTCCAGCCGGACTACCTTTACAAAGGCATTCCCAGCTGGGAATCGTTTCTGATCGGGTTGATGTGCATGCGCCTGAATATAAAATTTATCCAACGGATCTCTAACGACTTTCTGATCGACAGGCGCTTTCTCAAGAGTCATTCCAGGCTGCATCGCTTTTTCCAGAACCTGGGCTTTAAGCTCTCCGACTTTATACTTTGCCAGAACGACTATCAGTTCGGAGTGATCTCAAAGAAGTTTCCTGGAAAGAAGGTGTACAAACTCTCCAACCCTATTGTCTTGGCGGCGTCCACTGCCTCAGCAGATGACCGGGAAGGGGGTTATATCGCCTGGCTGGGCTTGTTCCAGCACCAGAAGAACCTGAAACTGCTCTATGAGATCGCGGCGGCAATCCCGAATGAGCAGTTTGTAATAGCAGGTAACGCTATCCCCAAAGTTGATTCGGAGACGCTGAGGTTCCTTGATAAACTACAGGAGCTCCCTAATGTCGAGTTTATCGGGTTCCTGAAAAGACATGAAGTGCCCTCCTTCTTAAGGGGGGCAAAATACCTCTTAAACACTTCCCACTACGAGGGCTTTAGCAACACTTTTTTAGAGGCGATGGCAAATGGTACCCCAATCTTAACGACTGACAAGGTAAACCCTGATGGCTTGATAGATAAGAAGGGAGTAGGGCTCGTGTATAGAGATGCAAAGGACTTGCTGTGTCAGGTTACCTCAGTAACACCAGAGTCATATACGGCTATGTCAAACAGCGCTGTTAAGTATGTAATGTCTCATCATGACCACAAGCACCAGGCATCCTTGCTGGCTGGCTTACTCGAAAATGAAAAAGTAAGCAAGGGCATGGTAGCTACATAA
- a CDS encoding glycosyltransferase family 4 protein produces MNVLYLSRSNSGKPHPFIEEQTTALVNSYDVNAQHFFIKKGGISGYVKAIRQLYALLRRENSIDIIHVHYGLWGLVAVISKIAAHNKAKVVITFHGSDINKRTERPLSQLAARFSAHNILVSEKMLKYIHERFSLIPCGIDTDVELNHREVTRKEYGWGDNNFVVLFSSSFERSVKDPGFAFKVIAALEASSSKSIEFVELKGYNRNQLTRLMQAADALIMCSEREGSPQIVKEAVLNALPVVSNDVGDVKSICRNVDNCYIVDKEVSEYVKCLTSISLHPVRVRNRAPVLERFDNKVIAKRVFSIYNHVLGRMPLVTT; encoded by the coding sequence ATGAACGTGTTGTATCTGAGCAGGTCTAACTCTGGTAAACCTCACCCTTTTATCGAGGAGCAAACAACTGCCTTGGTTAACTCCTATGATGTTAACGCCCAGCATTTCTTTATTAAAAAGGGTGGCATATCAGGATATGTAAAGGCTATAAGGCAGCTTTATGCTTTGTTGAGGCGTGAAAACAGCATCGATATCATTCATGTGCATTATGGGCTTTGGGGGCTTGTTGCAGTAATCAGCAAGATTGCCGCTCATAATAAGGCTAAAGTCGTTATAACATTCCACGGTAGTGATATCAACAAAAGAACAGAGCGGCCGCTATCGCAGTTAGCTGCAAGATTTTCAGCACATAACATTCTGGTGTCCGAGAAGATGCTTAAGTACATACATGAGCGTTTTTCCCTGATTCCCTGTGGAATAGATACCGATGTTGAACTAAATCACAGGGAGGTAACAAGGAAGGAGTACGGGTGGGGAGATAACAATTTTGTAGTACTGTTTTCCTCCAGCTTTGAGCGTAGCGTGAAGGACCCGGGCTTTGCTTTTAAAGTTATAGCGGCTTTAGAGGCATCTTCCTCCAAGTCAATAGAGTTTGTTGAGCTCAAAGGGTACAACAGAAATCAGCTCACGAGGCTTATGCAGGCTGCCGATGCGCTTATCATGTGCAGCGAGAGAGAGGGAAGCCCCCAGATAGTTAAAGAGGCAGTTCTAAACGCTTTACCGGTCGTCTCGAATGATGTAGGGGATGTAAAATCCATCTGCAGGAATGTCGATAACTGTTACATCGTTGATAAAGAAGTCAGTGAGTATGTAAAATGCCTGACCTCAATATCGCTTCATCCAGTTAGGGTTAGGAACAGAGCTCCGGTGCTGGAACGGTTTGACAATAAGGTTATTGCCAAAAGGGTCTTTAGTATCTACAACCATGTGCTGGGCAGAATGCCCTTGGTAACCACATAG